A region from the Trachemys scripta elegans isolate TJP31775 chromosome 22, CAS_Tse_1.0, whole genome shotgun sequence genome encodes:
- the DIRAS1 gene encoding GTP-binding protein Di-Ras1, producing the protein MPEQSNDYRVVVFGAGGVGKSSLVLRFVKGTFRDTYIPTIEDTYRQVISCDKSVCTLQITDTTGSHQFPAMQRLSISKGHAFILVFSVTSKQSLEELKPIYQQILQIKGSVDSIPIMLVGNKCDETQREVETKEGEAVAKEWKCAFMETSAKMNYNVKELFQELLNLEKRRNMSLNIDGKRSNKQKRTDKIKGKCSLM; encoded by the coding sequence ATGCCCGAGCAAAGCAATGACTACCGGGTGGTGGTCTTTGGAGCCGGCGGTGTGGGCAAGAGCTCCCTGGTCCTGCGCTTTGTGAAGGGGACGTTCCGGGACACGTACATCCCCACCATCGAGGACACCTACCGGCAGGTCATCAGCTGCGACAAGAGCGTCTGCACCCTGCAGATCACCGACACCACGGGTAGCCACCAGTTCCCGGCAATGCAGCGCCTCTCCATCTCCAAAGGCCACGCCTTCATCCTAGTCTTCTCCGTCACCAGCAAGCAGTCCCTGGAGGAGCTGAAGCCCATCTACCAGCAGATCCTGCAGATCAAGGGCAGCGTAGACAGCATTCCCATCATGCTGGTGGGCAACAAGTGTGACGAGACCCAGCGGGAGGTGGAGACCAAGGAAGGGGAGGCCGTGGCCAAGGAGTGGAAGTGCGCCTTCATGGAGACCTCGGCTAAGATGAACTACAATGTCAAGGAGCTCTTCCAGGAGCTGCTCAacctggagaagaggaggaacatGAGCCTCAACATCGACGGCAAGCGGTCCAACAAGCAGAAGAGGACAGACAAAATCAAGGGGAAATGCAGCCTTATGTAA